The following coding sequences lie in one Apium graveolens cultivar Ventura chromosome 3, ASM990537v1, whole genome shotgun sequence genomic window:
- the LOC141711260 gene encoding uncharacterized protein LOC141711260: MAKKREMRNTILVTIPNPKDLGVPLPDWFPHNKGSRNLIDAFNNVSDVPLEDMPEYENYVTDDELDGSAKDGKHLTEYQDEYMDEELGMCHSTSINTHSDMLALNC, encoded by the exons ATGGCTAAGAAAAGAGAAATGCGAAATACGATATTAGTTACCATTCCGAATCCTAAAGATCTTGGTGTCCCGCTACCAG ACTGGTTTCCCCATAATAAAG GAAGTAGGAATTTGATTGATGCTTTCAATAATGTGAGTGATGTACCACTTGAAGATATGCCTGAATATGAGAATTATGTGACAG ATGATGAACTTGATGGAAGTGCAAAAGATGGTAAACATTTAACCGAATATCAGGATGAATACATGGATGAGGAGTTAGGTATGTGTCATTCCACTTCCATCAATACTCATTCGGATATGTTAGCTTTGAATTGTTAG